The following is a genomic window from Lonchura striata isolate bLonStr1 unplaced genomic scaffold, bLonStr1.mat Scaffold_106, whole genome shotgun sequence.
gaaaaaaaaatccctaaaatataaaatgcacTTTTCCAACCTTTCCAGGCAATTTTTATGCCATGGAAAAGAACAAcgagctgaaaaaaaaaccaggaaaaagcgataaaaaagcaggaagaggggggaaaaaaaaaaaccattaaaaaagaacttttccagcctttttttCGGGGatagagagggagaaaaggtgAAAAAGGCCAGGAAAAATCTGGGAATGCCGGAATTCCGGGCACTCACGTGGGATCCGCCGGAACACCGTGTGGCACATGAAGCGTTGGAAGCGCTCGGCGTAGAAGCTGGGCCGGTGCACGGACACCGTGTCCTGGGGGCCGGGAGAACGGGAATGAGCCCGaaatccgggaattccgggaattccgggcaGGACGGGGCGGATCCCGGGGGCTCTGGGAGGAACCGCGGGAAACTCCAGGGGTTTGGGAATcaattcccaacattccccaCCTGAATTTCCCACCCGGGGATTGCGGGGGGAAATCCCAGGGATTCAAGGAAGGAAATCCCAGGGTTTTGGGAataaatcccaggaattcatggggggaaatcccaggaattcagggtGGGAAATCTCAGGAATTCAtggggggaaatcccaggaattcagggtgggaaatcccaggaattcagggtGGGAAATCCCAGGGTTTTGGGaacaaatcccaggaattcagggtgggaaatcccaggaattcatggggggaaatcccaggaattcagggtgggaaatcccaggaattcagggtGGGAAATCCTAGGGTTTTGGGAACAAATCCCAGCAATTCAGGgtgggaaatcccaggaattcatggggggaaatcccaggaattcatggggggaaatcccaggaattcagggtgggaaatcccaggaattcatgGGGGGAAATCCCAGGGTTTTGGGaacaaatcccaggaattcatggggggaaatcccaggaattcagggtGGGAAATCCCAGGGTTTTGGGAACAAATCCCAGCAATTCAGGgtgggaaatcccaggaattcatggggggaaatcccaggaagtcatggggggaaatcccaggaatttatagggggaaatcccaggaattcagggtGGGAAATCTCAGGAATTCAtggggggaaatcccaggaattcatggggggaaatcccaggaattcatggggggaaatcccaggaattcagggtGGGAAATCCCAGGGATTCAGGgtgggaaatcccaggaattcatggagggaaatcccaggaattcagggtgggaaatcccaggaattcatagggggaaatcccaggaattcagggtGGGAAATCCCAGGGATTCAGGgtgggaaatcccaggaattcatggggggaaatcccaggaattcatggggggaaatcccaggaattcagggtgggaaatcccaggaattcatggggggaaatcccaggaattcagggtgggaaatcccaggaattcatggggggaaatcccaggaattcatggggggaaatcccaggaattcatggggggaaatcccaggaattcatagggggaaatcccaggaattcagggtgggaaatcccaggaattcatggggggaaatcccaggaattcatggggggaaatcccaggaattcagggtgggaaatcccaggaattcatggggggaaatcccaggaattcagggtgggaaatcccaggaattcatagggggaaatcccaggaattcagggtgggaaatcccaggaattcatagggggaaatcccaggaattcagggtgggaaatcccaggaattcagggtgggaaatcccaggaattcatggggggaaatcccaggaattcagggtGGGAAATCCCAGGGATTCAGGGgggaaaaatcttaaaatatggAATTTCCCTCAAAAGTTAGggattttcctttgaaatggGGAGTTTTCCATAAAGATTGTGGATTTTCCATGAGAAAGTGccatttttccttaaaaaggcCATTTTGCCCTCAAAAGATTCTGCTTTTCTGTAAAACTCCCCATTTGTTCCATTAAAACTcccatttttccatggaaattcccgtttttccatggaaattcccacttttcccataGAAATTTGTTTTCCACTCACCCCATCGTGCACCAGGGCCTTCCAGGAGTGCTCGAGCTTCTTCACGAACCTGTGGGGAGGGAATGGAGCagaaattcccagaaattcccatGGAATTCCCGGGACTCAGAGCCCAGTGGAAACTCGTGACCCAGGGGGATCCCAAGGCTTGGGAAATGCGGGTTAATTAACAGGTAATTAAGCAGTCATTGATGAGTGACCTGTAGGACTGCAGGACATCGATGATGCCGATGAAGAGCAGCAGCCGCTCCCCCCGGGAATTCCTGGCGGGAATTCCGCCCATCCTGGGAAAACGGGGAGCAGGGAACGGGTCAGGAATGGCAATGGGGTCGGGGAATGaggaatgggatcgggaatggggaACGGATCCCAGTAAActccagtccatcccagtgactcccagtgactcccagtccatcccagtgactcccagtgactcccagtccatcccagtccatcccagtgactcccagtgactccagtccatcccagtgacTCCCGGTCcatcccagtgactcccagtgactcccagtccatccccagtgactcccagtccatcccagtaaactccagtccatcccagtgactcccagtccatcccagtccatcccagcccctcccagcccctctcactGGTCGTCAGTGTGGATGGGTCCCCCTCTCGGCGCCTCGCCCTGGATGGACTCCATGGCGGTGGAGTAGAGCGCTCTCTGCGCCGCGGGCCGGCCGCGCCCGTCGCCCgggcgctgccccgcggccgcgcGCTCGCGCTGcgcctgctccaggctgtggaTGGCCACCAGCAGGCTGTAGTCCATGATCTTGAAGctctgcagcacctgcagggcgGGAGAGGCACGAGCCCCGTGAAGAAACCCCACAGCACCCCGAATTCCCCCAAAAACTGATTAAAAACCACACAGCACCccgaattccccccaaaaaccgattaaaaaccccacaacaccccgaattcccccaaaaaactgATTAAAAACCCCATAacgccccaaattccccccaaaaactgattaaaaaaccccacaacaccCCGAATTCCCCTCAAAACCAATAACAAAACCCCAGAACCCCCCGATTCACCCCTAAAACCCCATGAAAGCCCCCCGAACACCCTGATTCCCCTCCAAAACCAATATCAGAACCCCAGAAcgtcccaatttcccccaaaaaccccacaaacaccCCCTGAACCCCCTGATTTCCCCCAGAAGCCAATAACAGAACTCCAGAACGCCCCGATTTCCACTGAAAACCCCATGAGAGCCCCCAGAACCCCCTgattcccccccaaaaccccatgaAAGCCCCCCGAACACCCTGATTTCCACTGAAAACCCCATGaacaccccccaaaccccccgattTCCCCCTAAAACCAATAACAGAACTCCAGAACCCCCCgattcctccccaaaaccccatgaACATGCCCCGaaccccccaatttccccccaaaacccaataTCAAAACTCCAGAACCCCCCGATTCCCCTGAAAACCCCATGAAAACCTCCAGAATgccccaatttcccccccaaaaccaaTATCAGAACCCCAGAACCCCCCgattcctccccaaaaccccacaaacaccCCCTGAACCCCCCGATTTCCCTCCAAAACCAATATCAGAACCCCAGAACGCCCCgattcccccccaaaaccccatgaacaccccctgaaccccccgattcccccccaaaaccactATCAGAACTCCAGAACCCCCCgattcccccccaaaaccaaTATCAGaaccccagacccccccaatTCCCCTGAAAACCCCATGAAAACCTCCAGAACCCCCCgatttcccccccaaaacccaataaCAGaaccccagacccccccaatTCCCCTGAAAACCCCACGAACACCCTCCGAACCCCccgatttccccccaaaaccaatAACAGAACTCCAGAACCCCCCgattcccccccaaaacccaataTCAGAACTCCAGAACCCCCCgattcccccccaaaacccaataacaaacccccagaaccccccgaCTCCCCCCGGCACGCGCCCGAGCCCGCCGCGGACCAGGCAGTCGCGCTGCAGCGTCTTGCACAGGGCGCTGTGCATGTCGGCGTCCAGGAAGAGCCCGTCGGGCAGGTCCTGCAGGAAGTCCAGGTCCTTGAAGGTGGGGCAGGGCTTGTCGCGCTCGCGGGCCGAGGCGCGGCGCTTGCAGGTGGAGCCCTTGAGGTCGTACTTGAGGTGCATGCGCACGGAGCGCGGCAGCAGGTTGTTCATGACGGCGATGCGGATGTTGCGCCCGCCCGCCTGCACGCAGTACAGCCCGTAGAACTTGGGCAGCAGCGTGCGCGGGTTCTGGTTCAGGTTCtgcggggatggggatggggacgggtCAGGGGCGGCGTGGCAGAGCGGGGACAGATTCCGAGTGGAGGTTCTGGTGAGGTTTGAACTAAAGGGATGGCTGCTGGAATCTGTACTGAAGGAATTCCGACTGGAATCTGTGCTGAAGGAACTACCACTGGAATCTGTACTGAAGGAATTCCGACTGGAATCTGCACTAAAGGAACTCCTACTGAAGTTTGTACTAAAGGAATTCCGACTGGAATCTGTACTGAAGGAATTCCGACTGGAATCCGTACTGAAGGAATTCCGACTGGAATCTGTACTGAAGGAATTCCGACTGGAATCTGTGCTGAAGGAACTACCACTGGAATCTGTACTGAAGGAACTACCACTGGAATCTGTACTGAAGGAATTCCGACTGGAATCTGTACTAAAGGAATTCCGACTGGAATCTGTACTGAAGGAACTACCACTGGAATCTGTACTGAAGGAATTCCGACTGGAATCTGTACTGAAGGAACTACCACTGGAATCTGTACTGAAGGAATTCCGACTGGAATCTGTACTGAAGGAACTACCACTGGAATCTGTACTGAAGGAATTCCGACTGGAATCTGTACTGAAGGAACTACCACTGGAATCTGTACTGAAGGAACTACCACTGGAATCTGTACTAAAGGAATTCCGACTGGAATCTGTGCTGAAGGAAATCCTACTGAAGATCCTATCGGAATTTGTACTAAAGAAACTCATACTGAAGTTTGTACTAAAGGAATTCCCACTGGAATCTGTACTGAAGGAATTCCGACTGGAATCTGTACTGAAGGAATTCCTACTGAAGATTCTATGAGAATTTGTACTAAAGGAATTCCTACTGAAGATCCTATCAGAATTTGAACTAAAGAAATTCCTACTGAAGTTTGTACTGAAGAAATTCCAACTGGAATCTGTACTAAAGGAATTCCTACTGAAGATCCTATGAGAATTTGTACTAAAGAAACTCATACTGAAGTTTGTACTAAAGGAATTCCGACTGGAATCTGTACTGAAGGAACTACCACTGGAATCTGTACTGAAGGAACTACCACTGGAATCTGTACTAAAGGAATTCCGACTGGAATCTGCACTAAAGGAATTCCTACTGAAGATCCTATCGGAATTTGTACTAAAGGAATTGCTACTGAAGTTTGTACTAAAGAAATTCCAACTGGAATCTGTACTAAAGAAATTCCTACTGAAGACCCTGTGAGAATTTTTACTAAAGAAATTCCTATTGAAGTTCCTAAGAGAATTTGTACTAAAGGAATTCCTACTGAAGTTTGTACTAAAGAAATTCCTACTGGAATTTGTACTAAAGGAATTCCTACTGAAGATCCTGTGAGAATTTTTACTAAAGAAATTCCTATTGAAGTTCCTATGAGAATTTGTACTGAAGGAATTCCTACTGAAGATTCTATGAGAATTTGTACTAAAGGAATTCCTACTGAAGTTTGTACTAAAGAAATTCCTACTGGAATTTGTACTAAAGGAATTCCAACTGGAATTTGTACTGAAGAAACTAGCACTGAAATTTGTACTAAAGAAATTCCTACTGGAATTCGTACTAAAGAAATTCCTATTGAAGGTCCTATGAGAACTAAAGAAATCCATACTGAAGTTTGTACTAAAGAAATTCCTACTGGAATTTGGACTAAATTAATTACTACTGAAGTTTCTGCTGAAATTTGTACTGAAGAAATTCCTACTGAAAGTTGTACTAAAGGAATTCCTACTGGAATTTGTACTAAAGAAATTCCTACTGGAATTTGTACTAAAGAATCCTACTGAAAATTGTACTAAAGAAATTCCTACTGAAGTTTCCGTGGCTGAAATTTGTACTAAAGAAATTGCCACTGAAATTTGTACTACAGAAATTACCACTGAAGTTTGTACTAAAGAAATTCCTACTGAAATTTATACTAAAGAAATCCCTACTGGAATTTGTACTAAAGAAGTTTCTACTGAAGTTCCTATGAGAATTTGTACCAAAGGAATTCCTACTGAAGTTTCTACTGGAATTTGTACTAAAGAAACACCTACTGAAGTTTCTTCTGCTAAAATTTGTACTGAAAATTTTACAGAAGTTTCTATTAAAATTTCCACTAAAATCTCTTTCTACAAAAATTTCTACCAAAATTTCTACTAAAATTTCTATAGAAATTTCTACTAAAATTTCTACAGAAGTTTCTACTAAAATTTCTACTGACGTTTCTATGAAAATTTCTACTAAAATTTCTACAGAAATGTATATTAAAATTCCTAGAGAAATTCCTATGATTTCTAATTCCGCTctgtgggtttttggggttttccatggATTGTTGGGGTTTTCCATGGATTGTTGGGGTTTTCCATGGATTGCTGGGGTTTTCCATGGATTGTTGGGGTTTTCCATGGATTGCTGGGGTTTTCCATGGATTGTTGGGGTTTTCcatgggtttttggggttttccatgggtttttggggttttccatggATTGTTGGGGTTTTCCATGGATTGTTGGGGTTTTCcatgggtttttggggttttccatgggtttttggggttttccatggATTGTTGGGGTTTTCCATGGATTGCTGGGGTTTCCCATGAACCGTTGGAGGTTTTCCATGGATTCCTGGTGTTTTGGGCTTGGAAAGGGCCCCAACCCAGAGCCGCCAGCCCAAGACTGCTGCCTCCAGCCATGTGAAGGAGTTTGCAGggatttcctgggaattcccaaGGAATTCCCGAGGATTTCCCGGGGGATTCCTGGCATTCCCGAGCTCTCACCATGTAGTACCCGGGCAGGAGCTTCTGCAGGAACTCGGCCTCCTTGTGCTGCACGGTTTTGATGATGAACTCGTCGTCGCTGGAGACGTAGAAGAGCGAGCCGCTGGCGCCCGAGTTGGAGAGCTCGATCAGGGGCTCGCTGCAGAGCGAGCACTGCggggacagggaacgggaatgggaatgggaatgggattgggaatgggtactgggaatgggattgggaatgggattgggaacggGGATTGGCGCCCGAGTTGGAGAGCTCGATCAGGGGCTCGCTGCAGAGCGAGCACTGCggggacagggaacgggaatgggattaggaatgggaatgggattgggactgggattgggaatgggtactgggaatgggattgggaacggGATTGGGAACGGGGATTGGCGCCCGAGTTGGAGAGCTCGATCAGGGGCTCGCTGCAGAGCGAGCACTGCggggacagggaacgggaatgggattaggaatgggaatgggattgggactgggattgggaatgggtactgggaatgggattgggaacggGATTGGGAACGGGGATTGGCGCCCGAGTTGGAGAGCTCGATCAGGGGCTCGCTGCAGAGCGAGCACTGCggggacagggaacgggaatgggaatgggaacgggaatgggtactgggaatgggattgggtactgggaactgggaatgggattgggtactgggaatgggattggaacggggattgggaatgggattgggaatgggattggaaCAGGGATTGGTGCCCGAGTTGGAGAGCTCGATCAGGGGCTCGCTGCAGAGCGAgcactgtggggacagggaacgggaatgggattgggaatgggaatgggattgggactgggattgggaatgggtactgggaactgggaatgggaatgggattgggtactgggaatgggattgggaacggGGATTGGAacggggattgggaatgggattgggaatggggattggCGCCCGAGTTGGAGAGCTCGATCAGGGGCTCGCTGCAGAGCGAgcactgtggggacagggaacgggaatgggattgggattgggaacgggaatgggtactgggaatgggattgggtactgggaatgggattgggaacggGATTGGGAACGGGGATTGGTGCCCGAGTTGGAGAGCTCGATCAGGGGCTCGCTGCAGAGCGAGCACTGCGGGGACAGCGCGTTGGGAACGGGATcagggatgggactgggaatgggattggggattgggaaCAGGAATAGGGATTGGGATGAAAATGGGGTGGGATTGGGCTGGGCATGGGCTGGAAATGGTCTGGGGTT
Proteins encoded in this region:
- the LOC110476879 gene encoding phosphatidylinositol 4-phosphate 5-kinase type-1 alpha, encoding MAAAGPEPGGSGGGPGGSNTFKKSLTPEMPGGSQTIRKGHRGVDSTGETTYKKTTSSALKGAIQLGITYTVGSLSTKPERDVLMQDFYVVESIFFPSEGSNLTPAHHYNDFRFKTYAPVAFRYFRELFGIRPDDYLCSLCSEPLIELSNSGASGSLFYVSSDDEFIIKTVQHKEAEFLQKLLPGYYMNLNQNPRTLLPKFYGLYCVQAGGRNIRIAVMNNLLPRSVRMHLKYDLKGSTCKRRASARERDKPCPTFKDLDFLQDLPDGLFLDADMHSALCKTLQRDCLVLQSFKIMDYSLLVAIHSLEQAQRERAAAGQRPGDGRGRPAAQRALYSTAMESIQGEAPRGGPIHTDDQMGGIPARNSRGERLLLFIGIIDVLQSYRFVKKLEHSWKALVHDGDTVSVHRPSFYAERFQRFMCHTVFRRIPLKPSPSKKSRGGGAVPRRSCQGGIPAPIPAPIPIPIPIPIPGDAAAPPGPEGDPEQGSRPDVLPRSLPGAAPAPSRSVGVEVHPGPGAAPGASLPR